A single Chrysiogenia bacterium DNA region contains:
- a CDS encoding mucoidy inhibitor MuiA family protein, which translates to MSAIRTSRFVFIALALFLAAAAPAAAGTYSLSTGITDVTVFPDRARVERSGGKDLPAGTHLIEIKGIPTQAIENSFQVSATGPRGAQILGVETGVQFEPETLSREVLALQKKVDAKQAEVNGVDDRRAGINEELTFLKRLSESVATKGGESLTSAPRIDVAGWKNTLGFLQKEHTRLNRELRELEPAKKKLQGELRALQLELAKLQSQQRTRYRMVTLEVSLPNPGKVSVDLAYLTYGASWTPRYEARVDTGAEKLQLAYGAEVRQQSGDDWKGVDLTLSTARPSENQILPELSPWYIDVPRPMPRSLERAKRSGGGADMMMLAEAPASMEVRDEAAYEMDAPAVAIIDAGLSTEFKVARKQNIPSDGENHRVALQGIDLKAPLAARAVPKREEAAFLTSRVENSSEVPLLPGAMQVFRDGAFVGGSQMPAVLPGETFDLSLGRDPRFTIEREYVLTKRDEGGFFSKKVTREFHYRIKVKNFHKSARRIVILDQVPVAQDGRIEVKLGEGITPPNSAETDPGLPGKAAASVKRAPGDPTPRPGTLAWEYEIPAGGERTIELKFSVVHDAGIEVSGL; encoded by the coding sequence ATGTCAGCAATCCGTACCAGCCGATTCGTATTCATTGCCCTTGCGCTTTTCCTTGCGGCCGCGGCCCCGGCCGCGGCGGGCACCTACAGCCTGAGCACGGGCATTACCGACGTCACGGTCTTTCCCGACCGCGCGCGCGTGGAGCGCAGCGGGGGTAAGGACCTGCCCGCGGGTACGCACCTCATCGAGATCAAGGGCATCCCGACCCAGGCCATCGAAAATTCGTTTCAGGTCTCTGCCACCGGCCCCAGGGGCGCGCAGATTCTGGGCGTCGAGACCGGCGTTCAGTTCGAGCCCGAGACGCTGAGCCGCGAGGTGCTCGCCCTCCAGAAGAAGGTCGACGCCAAGCAGGCCGAAGTAAATGGCGTGGACGACCGGCGCGCGGGCATCAACGAAGAGCTCACCTTTCTCAAGCGCCTGAGCGAGAGCGTCGCAACCAAGGGCGGCGAGAGCCTGACCAGCGCGCCGCGCATCGACGTCGCGGGCTGGAAAAATACGTTGGGCTTCCTGCAGAAGGAACACACGCGCCTCAATCGCGAGCTGCGCGAGCTCGAACCTGCCAAGAAGAAACTCCAGGGTGAGCTGCGCGCGCTCCAGCTCGAGCTGGCAAAGCTGCAGTCCCAGCAACGCACCCGCTACCGGATGGTCACGCTGGAAGTTTCCCTTCCCAATCCCGGAAAGGTCAGCGTCGACCTGGCGTATCTCACCTACGGCGCATCGTGGACGCCGCGCTACGAAGCGCGCGTCGACACCGGCGCCGAAAAGCTCCAGCTCGCCTACGGCGCCGAAGTGCGCCAGCAGAGCGGCGATGACTGGAAGGGCGTGGATCTTACGCTCTCCACGGCGCGTCCTTCCGAGAATCAGATTCTTCCCGAACTCAGTCCCTGGTACATCGACGTGCCGCGCCCCATGCCGCGCAGTCTGGAGCGCGCCAAGCGCAGCGGCGGCGGCGCTGACATGATGATGCTGGCCGAGGCCCCCGCGTCCATGGAGGTCAGAGACGAGGCAGCATACGAAATGGACGCGCCGGCCGTCGCGATCATCGATGCCGGTCTCTCCACCGAATTCAAGGTCGCGCGCAAGCAGAACATCCCCTCCGACGGGGAGAACCACCGCGTTGCATTGCAGGGCATCGACCTGAAGGCGCCGCTGGCCGCGCGCGCCGTGCCCAAGCGTGAGGAGGCGGCCTTCCTGACCTCGCGCGTGGAAAACTCATCCGAGGTTCCGCTGCTTCCGGGTGCGATGCAGGTCTTCCGCGACGGCGCCTTCGTGGGCGGCTCGCAGATGCCTGCCGTGCTGCCGGGTGAAACCTTCGATCTGTCACTGGGTCGCGACCCGCGCTTTACGATCGAGCGCGAGTACGTGCTCACCAAACGCGACGAGGGCGGGTTCTTCTCGAAGAAGGTCACCCGCGAGTTCCACTACCGCATCAAGGTGAAAAACTTCCACAAGAGCGCGCGGCGCATCGTGATCCTCGATCAGGTGCCCGTCGCCCAGGACGGACGCATCGAGGTGAAGCTCGGCGAGGGGATTACGCCCCCGAACAGCGCCGAGACCGATCCGGGCCTGCCGGGCAAAGCGGCCGCCAGCGTCAAACGCGCCCCCGGCGACCCGACGCCCAGACCCGGCACGCTGGCCTGGGAATACGAGATCCCCGCCGGCGGCGAGCGGACCATCGAGCTGAAATTCAGCGTGGTCCACGACGCAGGCATCGAGGTGAGCGGGCTCTAG
- a CDS encoding class I SAM-dependent methyltransferase: protein MADGADEAPEFFSPALGEKYDEFWNRTAATDAGALLGVGGYPFGKPPTETSLTWQGLPVARFISEHLDLQLDDDVLEVGVGVGRLAQHLAPLVSNYHGADVSAYMLMHAARRLREVDNLHLHHLQSSDLRSLHAESFDKVFFQHVLIHLDPEDQFNYIREARRVLRPGGVAYLQFYNLLHERGFAEYVHAADQVILQGGRQRGAVRCQTAEEVRYILTQAGFRVLDERSHLEKVRQRFQWIPDRDWEFYLIAVCARD, encoded by the coding sequence ATGGCCGATGGCGCCGACGAGGCGCCGGAGTTTTTCTCTCCGGCGCTCGGTGAAAAATACGACGAGTTCTGGAACCGCACGGCGGCGACGGATGCGGGCGCGCTGCTCGGCGTGGGCGGCTATCCCTTTGGCAAGCCGCCGACGGAGACCTCACTCACTTGGCAGGGGCTTCCGGTCGCCCGCTTCATTTCCGAGCACCTGGACCTGCAGCTCGACGACGACGTGCTCGAAGTGGGCGTGGGCGTGGGGCGGCTCGCCCAGCACCTGGCGCCGCTGGTCAGCAACTACCACGGCGCCGACGTCTCGGCCTACATGCTCATGCACGCGGCGCGCCGTCTGCGCGAGGTGGACAACCTCCACCTCCACCATCTCCAGAGTTCCGACCTGCGCTCGCTGCATGCCGAGTCCTTCGACAAGGTGTTCTTCCAGCACGTGCTCATTCACCTCGATCCCGAGGACCAGTTCAACTACATCCGCGAGGCCCGCCGGGTGCTCCGGCCGGGCGGCGTGGCCTACCTGCAGTTCTACAACTTGCTGCACGAGCGCGGCTTCGCCGAGTACGTCCACGCCGCCGACCAGGTCATCCTGCAGGGCGGGCGCCAGCGCGGCGCCGTGCGCTGCCAGACGGCTGAAGAGGTTCGCTACATCCTCACGCAGGCGGGCTTCCGCGTGCTGGACGAGCGCAGCCACCTCGAAAAAGTCCGCCAGCGCTTCCAGTGGATTCCCGACCGCGACTGGGAGTTCTACCTCATCGCCGTCTGCGCCCGCGATTAA